In Malus sylvestris chromosome 15, drMalSylv7.2, whole genome shotgun sequence, a single genomic region encodes these proteins:
- the LOC126602216 gene encoding uncharacterized membrane protein At3g27390-like yields MPMFLNLWTFFGADSPQSFRRCVKIFSLVFAFGSALCLGALKGLLVGPISALILILGNVGIILGLSPAHVVWTIYTLIKIHRFDVPLKIAILFALPGLLGIWLGLSIAGSVLLGVGYGFLTPWVSTFEAFRHDNRYKKFKHCILDGTWGTVKGSCTVVRDFADLCYHSYPLYLKELHESPAAEEVRTLRLIHIPACIMVGVLGLIVEIPVYTAIAVVKSPYMLLKGWYRLIHDLITREGPFLELACIPIAGLTILLWPIVVVASIVLAVFSSILIGLYASVVVYQERSFRKGVAYVVAMVAEFDEYTNDWLYLREGTIFPKPKYRKRAVAQSPEFSIRGNQLATLSPAPMEAPAMLMPSIANSRSVRDVIQEVKIVQIWENMMRSCELRGKELLDDNVIATTDLDEWLKAKNSNEASIIGVGLPCYSCLQTLLCSIRSNSDGLLLLDDVEINYLNRPHEKLWDWFFNPIMVLKEQIKVIKLSEGEVRYLEKVVLFGTNNPQRVVAWDNGSLLPQDALRAAQIEGISRRMIGMMRSVSKFPTYRRKFRHVVKALVAYSLPKEASIASGSVKSTISSEDVVLDEP; encoded by the exons ATGCCGATGTTCCTGAATCTATGGACCTTTTTTGGCGCGGATTCCCCACAATCTTTCAGACGCTGCGTCAAAATTTTCTCTCTGGTTTTTGCTTTCGGCTCTGCTCTCTGCCTTGGTGCTCTTAAAG GTCTTCTGGTCGGACCCATTTCTGCACTAATACTGATTTTAGGGAATGTGGGAATAATTTTAGGTTTATCTCCTGCACATGTTGTCTGGACAATCTACACTCTCATAAA GATTCACAGATTTGATGTACCACTTAAAATTGCAATTTTGTTTGCCTTGCCTGGCCTGCTGGGTATATGGCTGGGTTTGAGCATAGCTGGGAGTGTTCTGTTGGGTGTGGGATATGGATTCCTCACTCCCTGGGTTTCTACTTTTGAGGCCTTTAGGCATGACAACCGGTACAAGAAATTCAAACATTGTATTCTG GATGGAACTTGGGGGACTGTTAAAGGAAGCTGTACTGTAGTTAGAGACTTTGCAGACCTGTGTTACCACTCGTACCCACTTTACTTGAAGGAGTTGCACGAATCACCCGCTGCAGAGGAAGTTCGCACTCTTAG GTTGATTCACATTCCAGCATGTATTATGGTTGGTGTGTTGGGGCTAATCGTGGAGATTCCTGTTTACACTGCAATTGCAGTTGTAAAGAGTCCCTATATGCTGCTTAAGGGCTGGTATCGACTGATTCATGATCTGATTACTCGAGAAGGTCCATTTCTTGAACTAGCATGCATCCCTATTGCTGGTTTGACAATCCTTCTGTGGCCAATTGTGGTTGTTGCAAGTATTGTAttggcagttttctcaagcatTTTAATCGGATTGTATGCATCAGTTGTAGTATATCAG GAAAGATCTTTCAGGAAAGGTGTGGCGTACGTGGTTGCAATGGTGGCTGAATTTGATGAATACACGAATGACTGGCTGTATCTTCGAGAGGGAACAATCTTTCCAAA GCCCAAATATCGAAAAAGAGCTGTCGCTCAATCACCCGAGTTCTCTATTCGAGGAAATCAGCTGGCTACACTCAGTCCTGCTCCTATGGAAGCACCTGCAATGCTTATGCCAAGTATAGCCAACTCGAGATCAGTTAGAGACGTTATACAAGAAGTGAAAATTGTTCAG ATATGGGAAAACATGATGAGGTCCTGCGAACTGAGGGGCAAGGAGTTGTTGGATGATAATGTAATAGCCACAACTGACCTCGATGAATGGTTGAAAGCAAAGAACAGCAACGAAGCATCCATTATCGGTGTTGGTCTGCCATGTTATTCATGCTTGCAGACTCTTCTCTGCTCCATCAGATCGAATTCAGATGGTTTACTGCTGCTTGATGACGTTGAAATTAACTACTTAAATAGACCGCATGAAAAATTGTGGGACTGGTTCTTTAATCCGATAATGGTCTTGAAGGAACAGATTAAGGTCATAAAATTGTCAGAGGGTGAGGTTAGATATTTGGAGAAAGTGGTTCTTTTTGGAACCAATAATCCACAACGCGTAGTGGCTTGGGATAACGGAAGTTTACTACCTCAAGACGCTCTAAGAGCTGCTCAAATCGAAGGCATTAGTAGAAG GATGATTGGAATGATGAGAAGTGTCTCAAAATTTCCCACTTACAGAAGGAAATTCCGGCACGTTGTCAAGGCTTTAGTCGCATATTCCTTGCCGAAGGAGGCTTCAATCGCATCCGGTTCTGTTAAATCTACCATCTCCAGTGAAGATGTTGTGCTGGATGAACCTTAA